In Arachis stenosperma cultivar V10309 chromosome 1, arast.V10309.gnm1.PFL2, whole genome shotgun sequence, one DNA window encodes the following:
- the LOC130974940 gene encoding uncharacterized protein LOC130974940 has protein sequence MDSWKAPGKDGLQAIFYQSQWNKVGTDVCELTKNFFKDPSKIREVVTKIIANQLRNVMDKLVMPNQCSFVPGRHSSDNIIISQEETLIDIGLPQNFVNLIISCISTAGMRILWNREELEEFTPSREANLEQANVINKCLEAFCDSLGQSISKEKTRVFFSKNLGHTVRLELSNALQFVRTDDLGKYLGVPILHSKVSKHTFEGIINKLHARLNSWKASSLSLAGRVTLVKSFLSSMPLYNMQSAVLPSATCNTIDRICKNFLWGNTEQTKKIHLPSWKKVCEPKSCGGLDIRHASQMNQAFMMKAGWGLIERKEALWARVLRSKYGSGTDIIPKVKRRRNSSNLWKGSLSATANQWDVRKLQEMQPEDIVNRIVGISPPSPWKEADYIAWGFSSDGQFSIKSAYQNLMETQVTP, from the exons ATGGACAGTTGGAAGGCACCTGGCAAGGATGGGCTTCAAGCCATCTTCTACCAGAGTCAGTGGAATAAAGTCGGCACTGATGTCTGTGAGCTGACTAAGAATTTCTTTAAAGACCCGAGCAAGATCAGAGAG GTGGTTACTAAGATTATCGCAAACCAGTTGAGAAACGTGATGGACAAATTAGTTATGCCTAATCAGTGCAGTTTTGTTCCTGGTAGGCACAGCTCCGATAATATTATCATCAGTCAAGAG GAGACTCTTATAGATATTGGTCTTCCCCAGAACTTTGTTAATCTGATCATCTCTTGTATCTCGACCGCCGGGATGAGGATCCTTTGGAATAGGGAGGAACTGGAAGAATTTACACCTTCCAGAG AGGCCAATCTTGAACAAGCAAATGTCATTAATAAATGTCTCGAGGCTTTCTGTGATAGCTTGGGTCAGAGCATCAGTAAAGAGAAAACCAGGGTCTTCTTCTCAAAGAATTTGGGCCACACAGTACGATTAGAGTTGAGCAATGCTTTGCAGTTTGTTAGAACTGATGACCTAGGCAAATATTTAGGCGTTCCAATTCTCCATTCCAAAGTATCCAAACATACCTTTGAGGGCATTATCAACAAGCTTCATGCCAGGCTCAATTCTTGGAAAGCTTCATCCTTGTCCCTTGCGGGAAGAGTGACTCTGGTGAAATCTTTTCTCTCATCTATGCCATTATATAATATGCAATCTGCTGTTTTACCTTCCGCTACTTGTAATACTATTGACCGTATCTGCAAGAATTTTCTCTGGGGGAACACAGAACAAACCAAGAAAATACATCTTCCTAGTTGGAAGAAAGTCTGTGAACCTAAAAGCTGCGGAGGTCTAGATATTAGACATGCAAGCCAAATGAATCAAGCTTTCATGATGAAGGCGGGATGGGGACTTATTGAAAGAAAGGAGGCTCTTTGGGCTAGAGTACTCAGATCAAAATATGGCAGCGGCACGGATATCATCCCCAAGGTGAAAAGGAGACGGAATAGCTCAAATCTTTGGAAGG GCAGTTTAAGTGCGACGGCAAACCAG TGGGATGTTAGGAAGCTTCAAGAGATGCAACCGGAGGATATTGTCAACAGGATCGTAGGTATCTCTCCACCTTCCCCGTGGAAGGAAGCTGACTACATAGCTTGGGGATTTTCCTCAGATGGTCAATTCAGTATCAAGTCAGCGTATCAGAACCTCATGGAGACCCAAGTTACTCCCTAA
- the LOC130942184 gene encoding uncharacterized protein LOC130942184, with translation MENNNKHSLLQPLITPISSPTTTTAAAAATSSTCYSLLVDHNYDPFIKNSKIISNTNFIFRILLVFLVASISIWANYEASRTFDINIVNDSKDSQAGKRFDLFYVSNDKATRIVLNTSSFVEHFLYNNSNNIKPYTKKHIKSVTLRLVDRNLTAAAVTLAEDHHASGKYFKGYNYNYNYVIDINPMLIEDKDYNNMTFIVVGAIQRAMARIWLWDGGSRAPPRLVDGMVEYIVELAGFGRKRVSGGGGDGDGGRNLPDCGGGHSGWWEDKEPKEVAHYLQYYENYKKGFIQRLNEAMKDTWHDHMVDDVLGFPSMKICGLYNASFGSVVSPETRFV, from the coding sequence ATggaaaacaacaacaaacaCTCCCTCCTCCAACCACTCATCACACCAATCTCTAGCCCTACAACCACCACCGCCGCCGCCGCCGCAACCTCATCCACTTGTTATTCACTTCTTGTTGATCATAACTATGATCCTTTtattaaaaattccaaaatcatCTCAAACACCAACTTCATCTTCCGGATCCTCCTAGTGTTCTTGGTGGCATCTATCTCAATTTGGGCAAACTATGAAGCTTCTAGAACCTTTGACATCAATATAGTGAATGATTCAAAGGATTCTCAAGCCGGTAAGCGCTTTGATCTCTTTTATGTCTCAAATGACAAAGCCACACGCATAGTCCTAAACACAAGTTCCTTTGTTGAACATTTCCTCTATAATAATAGTAACAATATTAAACCCTACACCAAGAAGCATATAAAAAGTGTCACCCTCCGCCTCGTTGACCGGAATCTCACCGCCGCCGCCGTCACCTTGGCCGAAGACCACCATGCTAGTGGAAAATATTTCAAAGggtataattataattataattatgtGATAGATATTAACCCTATGTTAATTGAAGATAAAGATTATAACAATATGACATTTATAGTAGTGGGTGCAATACAACGTGCCATGGCACGGATTTGGCTATGGGATGGTGGGTCTAGGGCTCCACCAAGGCTCGTTGATGGAATGGTTGAATACATTGTTGAGTTAGCCGGATTCGGCCGAAAAAGGGTCTCCGGTGGTGGTGGCGACGGCGATGGTGGCCGCAATTTGCCGGATTGTGGTGGTGGTCATAGTGGTTGGTGGGAGGATAAGGAGCCTAAAGAAGTGGCTCATTACTTGCAATATTATGAAAATTACAAGAAAGGGTTCATCCAACGGCTGAATGAGGCCATGAAGGACACGTGGCATGATCATATGGTGGATGACGTGTTGGGCTTTCCATCCATGAAAATTTGTGGTTTGTATAATGCTTCTTTTGGCTCAGTCGTCTCACCTGAAACTCGTTttgtttga